Proteins encoded by one window of Methanobrevibacter oralis:
- a CDS encoding cobaltochelatase subunit CobN produces MLLLSLNAIFAEDNNATGDVVSQSIELDNVSQCHELSNLQAVQHGDVLSAGGGVINVKVRDSYNQSNKSWVEEGIVLPGATVKIYDSSNSLISTLKTNSKGLASFKNLNPGFYTVEISYLTYNAHKETIKLTSGSTKTISHIFKPDILLLVDYSSHNEKVDLLMNMSRRVAYISTTNFDKRCEWLGDCANYIHIDMFSESAYSIFTSQYLKGFLASSPANANYKVAYTFGTYNTSLLSTIGLHIVGSNPFNNTFETIENTYIGSYFQADDIKESNVLFHNMKNYLAYVKFLIEPNLYPNPTLIDANAPLMMPECGIYHPKLGYYTILPNCSLINYWIQTNPGFSHSGDGSLNWMHDNYPVWLDEVLDPKELYRQFECDYISNFDVDKKFVAIVSYYGGGDVIDELINAYEARGRPAFNIFKYGTKPSASSILNKIVSASRIGISSITSLYSWSLNYVYGSAESDLSEIDLAVLKGVNQISQSGYYSDLGPQIEWTYAVTYPSFEGVFGPIILSYVDSNGQVHPIRAGIEKMAKLGSAWADLKDMDNADKKVAIVLYNYPPGKGEIGASYLDVFLSTRDLIIKLAQNGYDIGCNPEGLMSVQDLTTLIYSFGNKGRWAQGLINQYVENNWDYLYSHNQLISINQFNDLTDDFNSDLYKKMVDYWGAGLGENMIYVNKTTGEKYIVIPGVWFGNVFITFQPSRGWEDAKNYHDLTIPPHQQYVAFYQWIDKVAGINAIVNMGTHGTLEWLPGRNVGVSEGDWTFELNLIPTIYPYIVSNPGEAMVARDRIAALMITHMTPAMFSSSLYGNYSTLLDYINRYKEQLKLNVTSNVEMYQKKILNLAPILGFRKKLDNETFEIWIDGLHEYLDGMENDFNTYGLHSLGKILTGFELVEEVITISTSQTKIYDYILAKLYPKLAGKSFYDDIQGNLNYRDVAFNVKKFLNDYVWLLVNGTSIEDLNNRFNIEKNSALYNSTLYLGEIIVNIQNNNEWNAILIALSGRYLKAGLFADPSYGDSIPTGYDGFASDSTRMPSAAAYDSAVKIVDLLIANYYQKHGKWPELTSLILWGTEISRTEGIGVAEFMYFLGCKPVWSQNGKVIGVEMIPLENLTVKLHNGAVVNRPRIDVFASMVTSNKDWIRWMLTSVKLAKSANESAKDNYVIKHFAENPSLDRLFGLPGNVLEGTGMSTLIPNTAHWNISSVNDYAADIYLNRVSYSWTLDDNGNIVIKQERKNYEHLLKNVDLITQNFDSTWRLFDSDDYYDWFGGLYNAARVLKKGTGNVDPDTAFVDIRNKNNYISRTYQEEIDFEIRSMVLNPKYIQALVSSGAAGMNSYGSRYQNLYASIIMGGGKINTELADQMADSLHNIYINNKDPNSAAGIQSSMAWMIYMQNQGIWEISSKSPSYKKLQRLVDDYVDSVIQDGVACCHHTCKNLAFNAKIIQMSSLSASKKAKFAQILSQATLTDPLYKIEDEQTSDDKMWNGTSNSNSQDSNIKSNANQGANILNNATIEEEQVVAGHTAAGNKPGDSGTDKVSGEMKDSSSDASSNGESNIDSYEISKKSASKSASAGESSMSIFVIVAIIILIAIFLVGYVRNQKDDFDDY; encoded by the coding sequence ATGTTGCTTTTATCCCTAAATGCAATTTTTGCAGAAGATAATAATGCAACCGGTGATGTTGTAAGTCAATCAATTGAATTAGATAATGTTTCACAATGTCATGAGCTTTCAAATCTTCAAGCTGTTCAACATGGTGATGTGCTGTCAGCAGGAGGAGGAGTCATTAATGTTAAAGTTAGAGATTCTTATAATCAATCAAATAAATCTTGGGTTGAGGAAGGAATAGTTTTGCCTGGTGCTACTGTTAAGATTTATGATTCTTCAAATAGCTTAATATCAACACTTAAAACAAATTCCAAAGGATTAGCTTCATTTAAAAATCTTAATCCTGGATTTTACACTGTTGAAATTAGTTATTTAACGTATAATGCACATAAAGAAACAATAAAACTTACTAGTGGGAGTACTAAAACTATTTCACATATATTTAAACCAGATATTCTTTTATTAGTAGATTACTCTTCACATAATGAGAAGGTGGATTTGCTAATGAATATGTCAAGAAGAGTTGCATACATTAGTACGACTAACTTTGATAAAAGATGCGAATGGTTAGGAGATTGTGCAAATTATATTCATATAGATATGTTTTCAGAATCTGCTTACAGTATTTTCACTTCTCAATATCTAAAAGGATTTTTAGCTTCTAGTCCGGCTAATGCAAATTATAAGGTTGCTTATACATTTGGAACATATAATACAAGTCTTTTAAGCACAATAGGTTTACACATTGTCGGTTCGAATCCATTTAATAATACATTTGAAACAATTGAAAATACATATATTGGTTCTTATTTCCAAGCAGATGATATTAAAGAATCTAATGTATTGTTTCATAATATGAAAAATTATTTGGCTTATGTTAAATTTTTAATTGAACCGAATTTATATCCAAATCCAACATTAATTGATGCTAATGCACCTTTAATGATGCCTGAATGTGGGATTTATCATCCGAAATTAGGTTATTATACTATTTTACCAAATTGTAGTTTAATTAATTATTGGATTCAAACAAATCCTGGATTTTCGCATAGTGGTGATGGAAGTCTTAATTGGATGCATGATAATTATCCTGTTTGGTTAGATGAGGTATTGGATCCAAAGGAATTGTATAGACAATTTGAATGTGATTATATTTCAAATTTTGATGTAGATAAAAAATTTGTAGCTATTGTTTCTTACTATGGTGGTGGGGATGTTATTGATGAGTTAATTAACGCTTATGAAGCGAGAGGGAGGCCGGCATTTAATATTTTTAAATATGGTACTAAACCATCCGCTTCTTCTATATTAAATAAAATTGTTAGTGCTTCACGTATTGGCATATCATCAATTACTTCATTATATAGTTGGTCTTTAAACTATGTATATGGTTCTGCTGAATCAGATTTATCAGAAATTGATTTGGCAGTTCTTAAAGGTGTAAATCAAATTTCTCAATCAGGTTATTATAGTGATTTAGGTCCACAAATTGAGTGGACTTATGCTGTTACTTATCCAAGTTTTGAAGGAGTATTTGGTCCAATCATTTTATCTTATGTGGATTCTAATGGTCAAGTTCATCCTATTCGTGCTGGAATCGAAAAAATGGCTAAATTAGGTTCTGCTTGGGCGGATCTAAAAGATATGGATAATGCTGATAAAAAAGTTGCTATTGTATTGTATAATTATCCTCCTGGTAAAGGAGAGATTGGAGCTTCTTATTTAGATGTATTTTTAAGTACTCGTGATTTAATCATAAAATTAGCTCAAAATGGTTATGATATAGGTTGTAATCCTGAGGGGTTAATGTCTGTTCAAGATTTAACTACTTTAATATATAGTTTTGGTAATAAAGGAAGATGGGCACAAGGTTTGATTAATCAATATGTTGAAAACAATTGGGATTATTTGTATTCTCATAATCAATTAATTTCAATTAACCAATTCAATGATTTAACCGATGATTTTAACTCTGATTTATATAAAAAGATGGTTGATTATTGGGGTGCTGGTCTTGGAGAAAATATGATTTATGTTAACAAAACTACTGGGGAAAAATATATTGTTATTCCTGGAGTTTGGTTTGGTAATGTTTTCATTACTTTTCAACCAAGTAGAGGTTGGGAAGATGCTAAAAATTATCATGATTTAACAATACCTCCTCATCAACAATATGTTGCATTTTATCAATGGATTGATAAAGTTGCAGGTATAAATGCTATTGTTAATATGGGTACTCATGGAACACTAGAGTGGCTTCCTGGTAGGAATGTTGGTGTGTCTGAAGGAGATTGGACTTTTGAATTAAACTTAATTCCAACAATATATCCGTATATTGTATCTAACCCTGGTGAAGCAATGGTAGCTAGAGATAGGATTGCAGCATTGATGATTACTCACATGACTCCAGCAATGTTTTCATCATCATTATATGGTAATTATTCAACATTATTAGATTACATTAACCGTTATAAAGAACAACTAAAACTTAATGTTACTTCTAATGTTGAAATGTATCAAAAAAAGATTTTAAATTTAGCTCCTATTTTAGGTTTTAGAAAAAAATTAGATAATGAAACATTTGAAATTTGGATTGATGGATTGCATGAATATTTAGATGGAATGGAAAATGATTTCAATACTTATGGTTTGCATTCATTAGGTAAGATTTTAACCGGCTTTGAATTGGTTGAAGAAGTAATTACGATTTCCACTTCACAAACTAAAATCTATGATTATATACTGGCAAAATTATATCCGAAATTGGCAGGTAAAAGTTTTTATGATGATATTCAAGGTAATTTAAATTATCGGGATGTTGCTTTTAATGTTAAAAAGTTTTTAAATGATTATGTGTGGCTTTTAGTAAATGGAACTAGTATTGAAGATTTAAACAATAGGTTTAACATTGAGAAAAACTCTGCATTATATAATTCCACACTTTATCTTGGTGAAATTATTGTAAATATTCAAAATAACAATGAATGGAATGCAATATTGATTGCTTTAAGTGGAAGATACTTGAAAGCAGGGTTATTTGCGGATCCTTCTTATGGTGATTCAATCCCTACTGGTTATGATGGTTTTGCATCAGACTCTACAAGAATGCCTTCAGCAGCTGCTTATGACTCTGCTGTAAAAATCGTGGATTTATTAATAGCTAATTATTATCAAAAGCATGGTAAATGGCCTGAATTAACCTCATTAATTTTATGGGGTACAGAAATTTCAAGGACAGAAGGTATTGGTGTTGCAGAGTTTATGTATTTCTTAGGTTGTAAGCCAGTATGGTCACAAAATGGTAAGGTTATTGGAGTTGAAATGATTCCATTAGAGAATTTAACTGTAAAACTTCATAATGGAGCTGTTGTAAATAGGCCTAGAATTGATGTATTTGCAAGTATGGTTACAAGTAATAAAGATTGGATAAGATGGATGTTAACTTCTGTTAAACTTGCAAAATCTGCAAATGAATCTGCAAAAGATAATTATGTTATTAAGCATTTTGCAGAAAATCCTAGTCTTGATAGGTTATTTGGTCTTCCAGGTAATGTATTAGAGGGAACTGGTATGAGTACTCTTATTCCAAATACTGCTCATTGGAATATTTCTTCAGTAAATGACTATGCTGCCGATATTTATTTAAACAGAGTATCTTATTCATGGACTTTAGATGATAATGGTAATATTGTAATTAAACAAGAGAGAAAAAATTATGAGCACTTATTGAAAAATGTTGATTTAATAACTCAAAATTTTGATAGTACATGGAGATTATTCGATTCTGATGATTACTATGATTGGTTTGGAGGTCTTTATAATGCAGCTCGTGTACTTAAGAAGGGTACTGGTAATGTTGATCCTGATACTGCTTTTGTAGATATTAGGAATAAGAATAATTATATTTCAAGAACTTATCAGGAAGAAATAGATTTTGAAATCCGTAGTATGGTATTAAATCCTAAATATATACAAGCTTTAGTATCTTCTGGCGCGGCAGGTATGAACTCTTATGGTTCTAGATATCAAAATTTGTATGCATCCATAATTATGGGTGGTGGAAAAATTAACACAGAATTAGCTGATCAAATGGCGGATTCTCTTCATAATATTTATATTAATAATAAAGATCCTAATTCAGCTGCAGGTATTCAATCTTCAATGGCATGGATGATTTATATGCAGAATCAAGGAATTTGGGAAATATCTTCTAAAAGTCCCTCTTATAAAAAATTACAAAGATTGGTTGATGATTATGTTGATAGTGTAATTCAAGATGGAGTTGCATGTTGTCACCATACATGTAAAAACTTAGCTTTCAATGCAAAAATCATTCAAATGAGTTCACTATCTGCTTCAAAAAAAGCAAAATTTGCTCAAATTTTATCACAAGCAACTTTGACAGATCCATTGTATAAAATTGAAGATGAACAAACATCTGATGATAAAATGTGGAATGGAACATCTAACTCAAATTCTCAAGATTCTAATATTAAGTCTAATGCGAATCAAGGTGCTAATATTTTAAATAATGCTACTATTGAGGAAGAACAAGTGGTTGCAGGACATACTGCTGCAGGTAATAAGCCTGGAGACTCAGGTACTGATAAAGTATCAGGGGAGATGAAAGATTCTTCATCTGATGCATCTAGTAATGGCGAGTCAAATATTGATTCATATGAGATTTCAAAAAAATCAGCTTCTAAATCAGCTAGTGCTGGCGAATCTAGCATGTCAATATTTGTAATTGTTGCGATTATTATTTTAATTGCAATATTTTTAGTTGGATATGTTAGAAATCAAAAAGATGATTTTGATGATTATTAA